A genomic segment from Pseudopipra pipra isolate bDixPip1 chromosome 14, bDixPip1.hap1, whole genome shotgun sequence encodes:
- the EMC8 gene encoding ER membrane protein complex subunit 8, whose translation MKLTTQAYCKMVLHGAKYPHCAVNGLLVAERPPAPRPPQPALFVDCIPLFHGTLALAPMLEVALTLIDSWCKENSYVIAGYYQANERVKDASPNQVAEKVASRIAEGFTDTALIMVDNTKFTMECVEPAIHVYELHENKWRCKDPHIDFCEDWTEAQRIAASLLDSKSYETLVDFDNHLDDIRNDWTNPEINKAVLHLC comes from the exons ATGAAGTTGACCACCCAGGCGTACTGCAAGATGGTCCTGCACGGCGCCAAGTACCCGCACTGCGCCGTGAACGGGCTGCTGGTGGCCGAgcgcccgccggccccgcgcccgccgcagCCCGCGCTGTTCGTGGATTGCATCCCGCTTTTCCACGGGACGCTGGCGCTCGCCCCCATGCTGGAAGTGGCCCTGACCCTG ATTGACTCCTGGTGCAAGGAGAACAGCTACGTGATAGCTGGATATTACCAGGCAAACGAACGCGTGAAAGATGCCAG CCCAAACCAGGTTGCGGAGAAAGTGGCCTCCAGGATTGCCGAGGGCTTCACGGACACGGCGCTCATCATG GTTGACAACACCAAGTTCACGATGGAGTGTGTGGAGCCTGCCATCCACGTGTACGAGCTGCACGAGAACAAGTGGAGGTGCAAGGACCCGCACAT TGATTTTTGTGAAGACTGGACTGAAGCCCAGAGAATCGCTGCCTCTCTCTTAGACAGCAAGTCCTACGAGACACTGGTGGATTTTGACAATCACCTGGATGACATCCGGAACGACTGGACAAACCCGGAGATCAACAAAGCTGTCCTGCACCTGTGTTAG